The proteins below are encoded in one region of Phyllopteryx taeniolatus isolate TA_2022b chromosome 11, UOR_Ptae_1.2, whole genome shotgun sequence:
- the kcnk12 gene encoding potassium channel subfamily K member 12, with protein MMPGPRLQGCRSLHLNEDNGRFVLLAVLIILYLLCGAAVFSAIERPSELRAHGRWNGTLRNFSDTFNISLGELNSFLREYEAAIAAGIRADGLRPRWDFTGAFYFVGTVVSTIGFGMTTPVTVAGKVFLIFYGLLGCAATILFFNLFLERIITLLAVVMKAVRERRIRNSGLLPPGVHRDFSAFCLPGWKPSVYHVMLILGLSAITISCCASAMYTPVEGWAYLDSLYFCFVTFSTIGFGDFVSSQNAAYEYQGLYRVANFLFMLTGVCCIYSLFNVISIVIKQVLNWMLTKMSCLFCQRCNKASTFLGRRNAIRPGSKGRHPPCQDGPCDSDTEGRRLSGEMISMKDLAASNKVSLAIMQKQLSESANGYPRTVCGSSRHNGFSGGVGALGIMNNRLAETSNSR; from the exons ATGATGCCTGGCCCGCGTCTGCAAGGCTGCCGCTCCCTGCACTTGAACGAGGACAACGGCCGCTTCGTGCTGCTCGCAGTCCTCATCATCCTCTACCTACTGTGCGGCGCTGCGGTCTTCTCGGCCATCGAGAGGCCCTCCGAGCTGCGGGCCCACGGCCGCTGGAACGGGACGCTCCGCAACTTCAGCGACACCTTCAACATCAGCCTAGGGGAGCTCAACTCTTTCCTGCGGGAGTACGAGGCTGCCATCGCCGCTGGGATCCGGGCTGATGGTCTCAGACCACGATGGGATTTTACAGGGGCTTTTTACTTCGTTGGAACTGTGGTGTCAACGATAG GTTTTGGGATGACAACACCTGTGACGGTTGCAGGCAAAGTGTTTTTGATCTTCTATGGGCTCCTGGGCTGCGCTGCCACCATCCTCTTCTTTAATCTGTTCCTGGAGCGCATAATCACACTGCTGGCCGTTGTCATGAAGGCTGTGAGGGAGAGACGGATCAGAAACAGCGGCCTTCTCCCACCGGGGGTTCACCGGGACTTCTCTGCTTTCTGTCTCCCCGGATGGAAACCCTCCGTTTACCACGTGATGCTGATTCTAGGCTTATCAGCTATCACTATCTCTTGCTGTGCTTCGGCCATGTACACTCCCGTGGAGGGCTGGGCCTACTTAGATTCACTGTACTTCTGCTTCGTCACCTTCAGTACCATCGGCTTTGGGGACTTTGTTAGCAGCCAAAATGCAGCTTACGAATACCAAGGCCTTTACCGGGTGGCGAACTTCCTCTTCATGTTAACAGGGGTGTGCTGCATCTATTCGCTCTTCAATGTCATCTCCATTGTAATCAAGCAGGTGCTCAACTGGATGCTGACGAAGATGAGCTGCTTGTTTTGCCAGCGTTGCAATAAGGCCAGCACCTTCCTGGGCAGACGTAATGCCATCCGGCCAGGTTCCAAGGGTCGCCATCCGCCATGCCAGGACGGACCGTGTGACAGTGACACTGAGGGTCGCAGACTGTCCGGGGAGATGATTTCTATGAAAGATCTGGCAGCTTCCAACAAGGTTTCACTGGCCATCATGCAGAAGCAGCTTTCTGAGTCGGCCAATGGGTATCCCAGGACGGTTTGTGGCAGCTCACGCCATAACGGTTTCTCTGGGGGAGTAGGTGCCCTGGGCATTATGAACAACAGACTGGCAGAGACCAGTAACTCCAGGTAG